The following coding sequences lie in one Chelmon rostratus isolate fCheRos1 chromosome 2, fCheRos1.pri, whole genome shotgun sequence genomic window:
- the LOC121619774 gene encoding actin-related protein 2/3 complex subunit 4 yields the protein MTATLRPYLNAVRATLQAALCLENFSSQVVERHNKPEVEVRSSKELLLQPVVISRNDKEKVLIEGSINSVRVSIAVKQADEIEKILCHKFMRFMMMRAENFFILRRKPVEGYDISFLITNFHTEQMYKHKLVDFVIHFMEEIDKEISEMKLSVNARARIVAEEFLKNF from the exons ATG ACAGCGACTCTGCGCCCCTACTTAAATGCTGTGAGGGCCACCCTGCAGGCGGCCCTCTGTCTGGAGAACTTCTCCTCTCAGGTGGTGGAGCGCCACAACAAGCCAGAGGTGGAGGTCAG GAGCAGTAaggagctgctgcttcagcctGTGGTGATCAGCCGTAATGACAAGGAGAAGGTTCTCATCGAGGGATCTATCAACTCTGTCAGAGTCAGCATCGCTGTCAAACag GCTGATGAGATTGAGAAGATCCTTTGCCACAAGTTCATGCGCTTCATGATGATGAGAGCAGAGAACTTCTTCATTCTGAGGAGGAAACCAGTAGAG GGATATGATATTAGCTTCTTGATTACCAACTTCCACACGGAGCAGATGTACAAACACAAGCTGGTGGACTTTGTCATCCACTTCATGGAGGAGATCGACAAGGAGATCAGCGAGATGAAACTGTCTGTTAACGCCAGGGCCCGTATCGTCGCCGAGGAATTCCTCAAGAAC TTCTGA
- the tada3l gene encoding transcriptional adapter 3: MPFTDDTARSLPHSIMSELKDCPPLKYYDFKPVEHVKVCPRYTAVLGRSEDDGIGIEELDTLQLELETLLSSASRRLRALEEQRQILTDWQDKKGDKRFLKMGKDPDPAASSRHKPKKQKLDGKGGHGPGPGPGRPKSKNLQPKVQEYEFTGDPQDIPRTPKNDAPNRFWASVEPYCADITNEEIRLLEELLKPPEDEAEYFKTPALGKHYSQRWAQEDLLEEQREGARANDKKKNLMGGPLSELDAKDVDSLLKKSESQHESPEDGCPFGPLTQRLLQALVEENIISPMEDSPIPDISGKDATDGAGTSPRSQGKAFSVPHTRSLEARIKEELVAQGLLDSEERPGPGGDSEDEVLAELQKRQAELKALSAHNRARKQELLRLAKEEMRKQELRQRVRVSDNEVMEGFRRIMAARQKKRTPTKKEKDQAWKALKERESILKLLDG; this comes from the exons ATGCCATTCACTGACG ACACTGCCAGGTCTCTGCCACACAGCATCATGAGTGAGTTAAAGGACTGCCCCCCGCTGAAATACTACGACTTCAAGCCCGTCGAGCATGTGAAAGTGTGCCCCCGCTACACTGCTGTGCTCGGCCGCTCAGAGGACGATGGCATCGGCATTGAGGAGCTGGACAccctgcagctggagctggagacgCTCCTTTCCTCAGCCAGCCGCCGCCTCCGAGCcctggaggagcagagacag ATCCTCACCGACTGGCAGGACAAGAAGGGAGACAAGCGCTTTCTGAAGATGGGAAAAGACCCGGACCCTGCTGCGTCTTCTCGCCACAAACCAAAGAAGCAGAAGTTGGACGGTAAAGGCGGCCACGGGCCCGGTCCCGGACCTGGCAGGCCCAAGtccaaaaacctgcagcctaAGGTCCAAGAGTATGAATTTACAGGCGATCCACAAGACATTCCCCGCACTCCTAAAAATGATGCACCCAACAG ATTTTGGGCATCAGTCGAGCCATATTGTGCTGATATCACAAATGAAGAGATCCGTTTGCTAGAGGAGCTTTTGAAACCCCCGGAGGATGAAGCAGAGTATTTCAAA ACTCCAGCACTGGGGAAACACTACTCTCAGCGGTGGGCTCAGGAGGAtctgctggaggagcagagggagggggcacGAGCCAACGACAAGAAGAAGAACCTCATGGGGGGCCCACTGTCTGAGCTGGATGCAAAAG ACGTGGACTCCCTGTTAAAAAAGTCAGAGTCTCAGCATGAATCTCCAGAAGATGGATGCCCCTTCGGCCCTCTCACACAGCGTCTGCTCCAGGCCCTTGTAGAG GAGAACATTATATCCCCCATGGAGGATTCTCCGATACCCGACATTTCAGGGAAGGATGCTACTGATGGTGCTGGGACTTCTCCTCGAAGCCAAGGAAAAGCTTTTAG TGTTCCTCACACACGCTCTCTGGAGGCTCGGATCAAAGAGGAGCTGGTGGCTCAGGGGCTGCTGGACTCTGAGGAGCGACCTGGACCAGGAGGAGACTCTGAGGACGAGGtgctggcagagctgcagaagagACAAGCAGAGCTCAAAGCCCTGAGTGCTCACAACAGAGCCCGTAAGCAGGAGCTGCTCCG GTTGGCCAAAGAGGAGATGCGCAAGCAGGAGCTGAGGCAGAGAGTCAGGGTGTCTGACAATGAGGTCATGGAGGGATTTCGACGAATCATGGCAGCCAGGCAGAAGAAACGCACTCCGACTAAGAAGGAGAAGGACCAGGCCTGGAAAGCACTGAAGGAAAGGGAAAGCATCCTCAAGCTCCTGGATGGATAG